A window of Daphnia pulicaria isolate SC F1-1A chromosome 4, SC_F0-13Bv2, whole genome shotgun sequence genomic DNA:
TCCATAGCGGTAGCAGGACTCTGTTAAATGTACATAGAAAATGGTTTCCAACTGCTATTAAAATTGTTCAAACATGACTTCGAATGACAAATGGTGCATCAGTGTGCTCATACAAGAGGAAGCTAAGATGCCGAAGTGTTGCTTTCAACGACGTCGCCAAAGGAGCAGTCGGACACGGCTTCTTCTATTGATCTACGATAATCTCAATGCCATCAgcttaaacatttttctaacAAAATAGTAGGctcataaaataaattacgAAGATACGCAAGTAATATTCGGCACTAACTGAAATTACTTGTGAGTAGACTGGATTGAATATGGGCacactagaaaaaaaataatgaaatagaaactcaCACTGTACTCTTCCGCAAACATATCAGCTTCCGGAGCGAACATGTCTCTCTTTTTAGCACGCTTCTCTTCCTCAAGCTTCGCTTCCCTGGTATCCGTTTGACTGTCAGTTTTTCCAGATGGTTCACCACTGATAGAATCTTTCTGCCTATCCACATCACTAAAGCTGCTTTTTGTCACGATGATAGGAGAATCAAACGACATGTTAGGAGTGCTCATCATAGAATCTTCTCCGCCTTCGTTTAGCACTTCTTTGAAAGGTGACGATGTTCCAGATACGTAGCCCTCTACATTCCAAGACTGGCTGGAGTCTTCTGAAGGAGCTCCCAGTTTCTGTGATAAATGTAggtagaaaaaaatgtttactgcCAATAGGTtctttgtttaaaatattcaGAATTTGCATTACCTTAAGCAACTCCTCCCTCTGTTTACGGCGTTGCTCAATAATCTTatcctcgtcttcttcttcatcctcaAATTCAATATCCAGTGGACTAATAAATACGCAACAGAAATTAGGAACAATTAACAGCTGAAAAATCTACATAAACGCTAATCAAATTTCTTACACATCTTCCGATGATGACTCGTTTGGCTTGCTAGATTCTCCATTCTTCGTAGAACGCCTTTGATCTTCTTTACCTGGCCGATCTCTGTGATCATCTCTTCTCGGCCTATCTCTGTTCCAGTCTCTATTACGATCTCTTTCACGATCTTGTTCATTTTCTCTAGTTTGGCGATCTCGTCTGTCTGGTTCACGACCTCTGTCACGATCACGCATTCTTCGATCTCGGTCTTCTCTCTCGCGCTTCGACCGCATATCTCTGTCTCTTCTATCTCGTCTCTCTTTAGATCGGTCTCTTCTTTCGCGCTCGACTCTTtcccttctttctctttcctctCGTTCACGTTGAtctttcctttctctttcctcGCGCTCACGTTGTCGATCTCGctgttctctcttttctcgttctttttctctttctttctccttttctctatCCCTTTCTCGTCCAggatctctttctttttctcgatctcgttcttttcctttttctctttcacggtCCCGTCCAGGTTctcgttctttttctctacTGCGTTCTGGCTCTGACTCCCTTTCTCTTATCCGTTCTTTATCCCGAATTAAGCGAGATTCCTTATTTCGCGTTTCGGTTAAAACTTcgatttctttcaatttgtcTCGTAGTTTTTCAGTAGTTTTTACTTCGATCGTTTTGGTTTCGGTGTCAGAGCAAGAAGAATCGTAAGCACCAAGTCTAGCTTGCAGCAGCtcctgtaaaaaaaagttcaatattgTTAATGCTTACAAAATAATGTTATGAGATGAAAAACCTTTTGTTTCATTAGTTCTTCCAGATTCAATTCTTCTTCCAAATCTACAAGGGTAATTTCTTgagattttccattttccactccatttttcagagttttccTTGCTTTTGCAGGTTCAGTTTCCACATCAgattctcccttttttatctttttctttttcttccttttttgttcatcaTTTTCAGATTCATCTGAACTTTGATCCCTCTTCTGTTtacgtttctttttcctgaaAGGTAGAAAATTGGGATTGCAACATTCATTTCGTCAACACAAAACAATATCATAATTTATGTGATTTGTATATCTATAATACATACACGggaaaagtttgaattttttgaaacttgGAAACTTACTTTggcttttcatcttttttcttgtgtttgtgAGTCTtctttaatttagtttttttgtgcTTGCTTTTggtttcgtcttcttcttttccttcattttcattcttgGCTACCAGCATGTCGACGTCGCTCAACTCCGGTGTGcttaaaaagaattcaaactaATTTAGTTTATGATCATGTGAATATGAATACCATAAGCTTACCTCATATTGCTGTATTTTGGAACTAAAGGAATTGCACGCGTTGATCTAAATAA
This region includes:
- the LOC124336715 gene encoding serine/threonine-protein kinase prp4-like, with the translated sequence MSTPELSDVDMLVAKNENEGKEEDETKSKHKKTKLKKTHKHKKKDEKPKKKKRKQKRDQSSDESENDEQKRKKKKKIKKGESDVETEPAKARKTLKNGVENGKSQEITLVDLEEELNLEELMKQKELLQARLGAYDSSCSDTETKTIEVKTTEKLRDKLKEIEVLTETRNKESRLIRDKERIRERESEPERSREKEREPGRDREREKGKERDREKERDPGRERDREKEKEREKEREKREQRDRQREREERERKDQREREERERRERVERERRDRSKERRDRRDRDMRSKREREDRDRRMRDRDRGREPDRRDRQTRENEQDRERDRNRDWNRDRPRRDDHRDRPGKEDQRRSTKNGESSKPNESSSEDVPLDIEFEDEEEDEDKIIEQRRKQREELLKKLGAPSEDSSQSWNVEGYVSGTSSPFKEVLNEGGEDSMMSTPNMSFDSPIIVTKSSFSDVDRQKDSISGEPSGKTDSQTDTREAKLEEEKRAKKRDMFAPEADMFAEEYSSPATAMEQMKRVSDNPNLTDNWDDAEGYYRVCIGETLDGRYSVYGYTGQGVFSNVIRARDQLRAGQEVAIKIIRNNEIMHKTGLKELEILRKLNDADSEDKHHCVRLFRHFFHKQHLCLVFEPLAMNLREVLKKYGKDVGLNIKAVRSYSQQLFLALRLLKKVNILHADIKPDNILVHENKVMLKLGDFGSASHVAENEITPYLVSRFYRSPEIILGMPYDYGVDVWSLACTIYELYTGKILFPGNSNNQMLKLFMDLKGKFPNKLIRKGAFKDQHFDSSFNFLSREVDKLTEREKVVIMSTVNPIRDLQNELIGGQHLPDDQYRKVLQLRDMLDKFLMLDPTKRLTIHQALTHPFVTEKI